GGGCATTGCCATTACCGATAGCGCGGCGCGCTTCATTGGTTGGCACGCGATTACCATTCTGCGCGCTACCCTTGACCCCCAGGATGTGATGCGCCTCTACTTCTTCAATCCGAACAACGACAGCGGCCAGAACTGGGGCGATGGCGTGGTGGTCAGCACCGCCGGTAACGGCGAGCGTTTCGGGGAGGCATCGCTACCCTTCGAGGAGTTCGCTTCACGCCTCTACATCTTCCACTATGATCCACTCGAGCGCGGTGAGCTTGCCAACGTGCCTCAGGAGGAGCTCGATCGAGTGATCGGCTACGTGCATCGCAGCTGGGGGACGGATCGAGTACCTGCCAACGAACTGCAGGCCGACAGCGGCCGAGGCGAGCCAGGTTGACATAGTCAGCCTGGGTCGGAATAGCGATGTTGCAGGTAACGCGCCCAAAACGGAGCGAAGGCCATCAGGGTGATCATGCGCAGTAGGTGATGGAAGGCAACGAAGACCGGATCGATATCCAGCGCCACGGCGAGAATGGCGATCTCGCCGATACCTCCCGGCGCCAGCGCCAGCAGTGCCACGTCACGTGGTACGCCCAGCCACTGGTGTATCGCCTCGGCAAAGACCGCCAGTACCAGAAGGGCGACCAGCGTGGCGACCACCGCCTGGAACACGTACTTGCCCAGCCGGCCTCGGGATAGTCCGTGGAAACGCGAGCCGATGGCGCTCCCCAGCACCCACAGCATGACGTTCATGCCCCAGTCGGGCAACTTCAGGCTGGCAATGTCAGCCCCTGAAAGGAGGGCCGCGAAAAGCAGCGGCGCCAGCAGCGACGGACTTGGCAGGCGAATCCAGCGGCCCAGTGGAATCATTATCGGCACGGCCAGCAGCATCCAAAGATGCTGGGGCGGTGGCGTTTCGAGCCCGGCTACCGCGCCGCCCTCCCAAGCCCAGAACAGCGGTGGCAACAGCAGGATTACCAAGATGATGCGCAGTGACTGGGCAATGGCGATACGCTGCGGGTCGCCACCGCTCTTGTCGCCAAGCAGGATCATCGCCGTCATCGCACCGGGCGCGGAGGCGAACCAGGCGCTCACCGGATCGAACCCGCAGCGACGATACCAGGCTGCCGCGGCCGTCGTGGAGGCCGCCACGCCGAGCAGCAGCAGCAATGCCGACAGCGGCCAATCAATCACGCGCTCGGCCAGCTGTGGCGTGACCTGGCTGCCTAGAACCAATCCCATCACTCCGAGGAATGTCTCGCGCAGCCCTTCCGGCACCCCAACATCCACCCCTCGCGCCGAGGCAATCAGGTTCGCCACCAGTGGACCCAGCATCCAGGCCAGTGGCAGGCCGGACAGCTGAAAGACCATACCACCCACCGTCCCAAGCGCCAGCGCCCTTGCCAATGACCGTGCCGCGGCCTGTGTCACGCCTCTCTCCTTCCTTATGTCGTCTTCGTTAATCAGCTAATCAAACCCAGTATTGCACGACTGGAGTCGTGATGGCCTCCCAGCGCTATAATGATGCCTCACTAATGCCATGGATCCGCTATGCCCCGCCTCGATCAACTGCTTGTCACTCAGGGTCTGGTGCGCTCTCGAGCACGGGCGCAACGCCTGATTCGCCACGGCCGGATCAGCCTGCAGGACAGCGGTCGAATCTTGACCAAGCCCGGCGAGAAGTTGCCGGACGATACGTGCCTGCAGGTAGCGGAAGATCCCGAGGAGCGCTATGTCTCGCGCGCCGGACTCAAGCTCGAGGCACTGTTGGAGCGCCTTGGCATGCGCCTGGATGGCCAGCTGATTCTCGATGTGGGCCAATCGACCGGAGGCTTTACCGATTGCGCGTTACGTTTTGGAGCACTGCATGTCATCGGCATCGAGGTCGGCCATGGTCAGCTCGATGCCGAGCTGCGCGGCGATCCTCGCGTCACCTGCCTGGAGGGGCTCAACGCCCGTGCCATGGCCAGGGAGCCACGCCTGAACGACGCCATTGCCCGACATGCGCCATTAGGGTTGAGCATGGCGGTGATGGATGTCTCCTTCATCTCCCAGACACTGATCCTGCCCGAGCTGACGAAACTGCTGCCGCCAGGGGGCGAGCTACTGTCACTAGTGAAGCCACAGTTCGAGGTCGGACCGGGCAAGGTCAATGCCCGGGGCGTCGTCACCGACCCGAGCTTACATGGCGAGGTGGAAGCGCGCATTCGGCACTGCGCCGAGCAGAGTGGCTTTCAGATACTGCAGTGGAGCGACAGCCCGATACTCGGCGGAGACGGCAATCGCGAATTTCTTCTCCATGCCCGCCTTCAGGCGGGAGAATGCGACAAGCCTAGGCCTTCCTCCTCTCTTCAGCGTCCTTCGCTACCGCCTTCGCCATCGAGCGAATCCGAGTCCGAGCCCAGGTCGTGGAAATCGCCAGGATCGCCTTTGGCCCCGGGACCGGGATGTGCTGGGATCACTGCACCAGAGGGAAGGCTACTCACCTTCTTTGCGACCCCATCCGGACGATGCAGCCAGATATCCAGCTGGTTGAAGGCGATATCGACGCCATGTTCGGCGAACAGCTCACCGACCCGGCAGTTGATCTCATCGGTGGCATAAAGGCGATCGCCCAGGCTGTTGACGAACACCCGCAACTCGAAATTGAGGGTGCTGTCGCCATAGTTCATGAAGAACACCTGGGGTTCGGGATCGCGCATGACCCGGCCATTCTCGTCGGCGGCCTGGTGCAGTAGCCTATGCACCAGGGCCTGATCCGAGCCGTAGGCTACGCGGTAATTGAGCACCACACGCGTCACGTTGTCCGACAGCGACCAGTTGATCAGCTGGTCGGTGACGAAGGTTTTGTTGGGGATGATGATCTCCTTGCGGTCGAAATCAGTCACCGTCGTTGCCCGAATGCGGATACGGCTCACCGTACCGGTGAGATTGCCCAGCGTAAGGGGGTATGCGCCGTGATCAACCTGACCAGTTGCACGCTCATACCGAGCAGACCGGCGAGCATCGAGGCGAGCGCCACGGGCCGCGACGAGAGGTTGACCTCGACCCCGCGAATCACGGTGGCAATCAATAGCACGGGAATCAGCGCGACCCCCAATCCCAGCAACAGCCAGCGCAACCGGGCCACGTACTCCGGCGACCACAGGAAGTGCTTGGATGCCACCCCCTCACGCACCAACAAGCGTCGTGCCCAGGCGATGACTCCCCAGCCCAGGGCCAGATGCCAGAGTGCCTCGCCGAACAGAACGGCCAACCCCTCGCCTCCCGCCACCGCAGCAGTGCCGGCGGCGGCCATCGCCAGCGGCCCAGGCGCCGCCAGCAGAGCATTGAGCAGTACCGCCTTGGGCGTATGCGTCTGGCTGTCGCTGCTGAAGCGGCCGATCTGCTCGTGCAGTTGCGCCAACCTGGCACGGATGCGACGCCGCATCCAGAGCAGGCCCACGGCCAGCAGCAGCAACGGCACGCCGATCAGTACACGGGGCCCTAGCAGTTGCCAGCGTGCGGGCAGTAGCTCGCGCCACGGCGATCTCCTCCTGCAGGTCGCGGCGCATGTCGACTTGGGGCAATGACTGGCGCTGTTCACGCAGGATTCGCGACAGCAACAGGCTGCCACGGATGGTCTCGATCTGCTCGTTGAGGCTGCGCTGAATCTGCCGGACCTGCTCGAGTTCGCGGCGCGTCTCGATCCCTAGGCGCACCAGGCTATTGGTACGGTCGGTGGCACGCAGCAGTTCGAGACTCAGGTCGCGGTTGATCTCCTGAGCACGCGCAAGTACGGGATGTCCGGCGGCGATCAGGGGGTCGTCGCGCGCCGCATCGGCAATCGCCTGTTCGGAAAGCAAGCGACGCTGGCGGTCGATGACACTCTGCAGCATGGCCAGCAGCGTCTCCTGAGCCTCGACCTGGCGAGACAGCAGGTCGCGACGCTGCTGGGCCAGCTCGCGCAGTCGAGTATTCGTGCTTAACTCGCGCTGGTGATAAAGCAGCTCGAATTCAGCAAGCCTGCGCTCGACTCGCCGCCTTACCAGCCGCGGCTCATCGGCGGCGAGTCCCTGTGACTCGAGCTCATCCACCGCTCGACGGCTCAGCTCGGCACTCTGCATGGCCGCCGCAATGGCCTGCTGGGCGCGCTCCGGCAGCGTCTGGGCATTGAGTAGCTGGGCATTGACCTCAGCCAGACGATCCTGAAGCTGCTGCAATCGAGGATAGCCAGCTGCTGGCGCCGCTCGAGGTGGATCCCCTTCGGCAGCCTGCAGCTGTTGAAGACGCTGATTGAGCGCCTCGCGCTCGGACATGAGATCGTCAGCGGCGCTTGCAGGAGCAAACGCCCCAACCAGCCATAGCAGCAGGCACGAAAGAGCGTATCGATAGAGATAGCCGACAAGCCCGGACGCAGCGAGACGATGGATATTCATTGACCTTTTCACGCGACTCCTCGTCTGCGTATGCTATCTGGCTTGACGGCAATTCTCTGTCTCTCTGGCTTGGCGTGACAATCATCCGTCGTGCAAAACCAAGCACGCCCAGTTGACTTGGCCGGGCGGCATGGTAGAAACGGTGCTCCATTACCCTTTTCGGTACCCATCATGACCTCGCTTCGCCCTGCCGCTGCCTCTCTGGCGCTTCTGACACTGGTTTCTGCTTCCCTGGCCAATGCCAATACGGGGAGCGCCGAGATCGAGGCGCGCATCGAAGCCCTGAATAGCGAAATGGAAATGCTTCAGGAGCAGCTCGAACGGCAGCGGGTCCTCGAGCGCACTTCACAAGTTCAAGGCGAAGGTGAACGGCAAGCCGATGAATTTCCTCCCGAGGTAGAGAGGGAGTTGACCCAGCGTCGACAGCTCGAGCGCGAGTCGACCCGCAACCCATTTTCACTCACCACCCACCGGCTCAATTACGTGCTGCCGTTCAGTCATACCTCGAATCCCAACACCACGGCGTTTCGCGACGTCACCGACGCTTCTTCACCGGATGATATCGAGGTGAAATTCCAGGTCAGCGCCAAATTCAATCTCGTCGAAGACATCTTTGGC
This DNA window, taken from Halomonas sp. TA22, encodes the following:
- a CDS encoding AbrB family transcriptional regulator; the protein is MTQAAARSLARALALGTVGGMVFQLSGLPLAWMLGPLVANLIASARGVDVGVPEGLRETFLGVMGLVLGSQVTPQLAERVIDWPLSALLLLLGVAASTTAAAAWYRRCGFDPVSAWFASAPGAMTAMILLGDKSGGDPQRIAIAQSLRIILVILLLPPLFWAWEGGAVAGLETPPPQHLWMLLAVPIMIPLGRWIRLPSPSLLAPLLFAALLSGADIASLKLPDWGMNVMLWVLGSAIGSRFHGLSRGRLGKYVFQAVVATLVALLVLAVFAEAIHQWLGVPRDVALLALAPGGIGEIAILAVALDIDPVFVAFHHLLRMITLMAFAPFWARYLQHRYSDPG